Proteins encoded in a region of the Scomber scombrus chromosome 16, fScoSco1.1, whole genome shotgun sequence genome:
- the LOC133996874 gene encoding uncharacterized protein LOC133996874 has translation MMMSLTLLLGTLGLLVQGSSGEIILTQSPGSHSAAPGQTVSIRCKASSSMNSYLSWYLQKPGEAPKLLIYDATNRQSGDYDRFSGGGSGTDFTMTISRVQTEDAGVYYCQQRKSYPFTHQMTRYLYWGTFSMHVTFAETILRDSMTLISVLIWTLLCCCFTESRGQVTVTQPAAVRSALGGSATISCRTSQNVHVWNNKHCLAWYQQRDGETPKPLITYATTQVSGIPGRFTGSGSNSDFTLTISGLQAEDAAVYYCQSLHSGPVFTQ, from the exons atgatgatgtcactgactctACTGCTGGGCACCCTAGGGCTCCTTGTTCAGG GATCATCAGGAGAAATCATCCTGACTCAGTCTCCTGGatctcactctgctgctccaggacagactgtCTCCATCAGATGTAAAGCCAGTTCAAGTATGAATAGCTACCTCAGCTGGTACCTTCAGAAACCTGGAGAAGCTCCTAAACTCCTGATTTATGATGCTACAAACCGTCAGTCTGGAGATTATGATCGTTTTAGTGGAGGTGGATCTGGGACTGATTTCACAATGACCATCAGTAGAGTTCAGACTGAAGATGCAGGAGTTTATTATTGTCAGCAGCGTAAAAGCTACCCTTTCACACA CCAGATGACAAGATATTTATACTGGGGCACTTTCTCTATGCATGTGACATTCGCAGAAACAATATTGCGGGATTCA atgactttgatctccgtcctcatctggactctcctctgctgctgcttcacag agtccagaggccaggTCACAGTGACTcaacctgcagcagtgagatctgctctgggaggatctgcaaccatcagctgtaggACCAGTCAGAATGTTCATGTGTGGAACAACAAACACTGTttagcctggtaccaacagagagatggagaaactcctAAACCGCTCATAACTTATGCTACCACTCAAGTATCAGGCATTCCAGgtcgttttacaggcagtggatcaaactccgacttcactctgaccatcagtggacttcaggctgaagatgcagcagtttattactgtcagagtctTCACAGTGGACcagtgttcacacagtga